In Actinoplanes sp. NBC_00393, a single genomic region encodes these proteins:
- a CDS encoding PulJ/GspJ family protein: protein MHVTDERDDAGVTLLEMVVAMGIMSVFMSLFTAGIVQMYRTATTAETTQVLQSRLNLVFERLDAEIRYASAITEPGEPTGLGWNVEYLNVNGAEPVCTQLRLLDRKLQRRTWVAGETPSGGWRVLATEVTNTEPFAREASDGQWFQLRLRMTVAYASSSHSTEFLFTAMNSNTGDADAFCTEGRSRP, encoded by the coding sequence ATGCACGTGACCGACGAGCGCGACGACGCCGGGGTGACGCTGCTCGAGATGGTGGTCGCCATGGGCATCATGAGCGTGTTCATGTCGCTGTTCACCGCCGGCATCGTGCAGATGTACCGGACCGCGACGACGGCGGAGACCACCCAGGTCCTGCAGAGCCGGCTCAACCTGGTCTTCGAGCGCCTGGACGCGGAGATCCGGTACGCCTCCGCGATCACCGAGCCCGGCGAGCCGACCGGCCTCGGCTGGAACGTGGAGTACCTCAACGTCAACGGCGCCGAACCGGTCTGCACCCAGCTGCGCCTGCTCGACCGGAAGTTGCAGCGCCGCACCTGGGTGGCGGGCGAAACCCCGTCCGGCGGCTGGCGGGTGCTCGCCACCGAGGTCACCAACACCGAGCCGTTCGCCCGGGAGGCCAGCGACGGGCAGTGGTTCCAGCTGCGGCTGAGGATGACCGTCGCGTACGCGTCGTCCAGTCATTCCACCGAGTTCCTGTTCACCGCGATGAACTCGAACACCGGCGACGCCGACGCGTTCTGCACCGAGGGGCGGTCCCGGCCGTGA
- a CDS encoding type IV pilus modification PilV family protein translates to MRDRPEDGFTLVEVVVAIALITVVLTSMSVFYLRSLALGTHWAGREDAVRVAATALEEAAGMGTEVLTGRDEAGVNAQELVPGVEEYLEGGRQAADEDAEDGDEPKLPTEGRPVTLNDVTYTKHWYVQQCWRSASVANTCTAANESKPDAVGFLRVVVAVQWPDRECADGLCAYFMATLINADEDPLFPLPPTTSVTTSPTPSPSPSPSASPSPSTGTPAAIWANRATNGTNPAALWLASANLTVTGAVHTNADLYIAGTGIVISPSVEYVTSQYVSGGTVPSTVKVSASQPVNAKVVANYAPGAAAALAAGSGYHEVPASSCKSGTWTYAGVPATATVVYVPCAVAVTTNMTPLLVATGAITVAMSSVTLGGGLLSSSTADPAITISGSYAKVNGSIQALNGGVQLLGSYGVVKCGVMGDTVQVRGADITITADSSCT, encoded by the coding sequence GTGCGAGACCGGCCCGAGGACGGGTTCACGCTGGTGGAGGTGGTGGTCGCCATCGCCCTGATCACCGTGGTGCTCACCTCGATGAGTGTGTTCTACCTGCGCAGCCTCGCCCTCGGTACGCACTGGGCCGGGCGCGAGGACGCGGTCCGGGTGGCCGCCACCGCGCTCGAGGAAGCCGCCGGCATGGGCACCGAAGTGCTCACCGGGCGTGACGAGGCCGGCGTCAACGCGCAGGAACTCGTGCCGGGCGTCGAGGAGTACCTGGAGGGCGGCCGGCAGGCGGCCGACGAGGACGCCGAGGACGGGGACGAGCCGAAACTGCCGACCGAGGGCCGGCCGGTCACGCTGAACGACGTCACCTACACCAAGCATTGGTACGTCCAGCAGTGCTGGCGGTCCGCCTCCGTCGCGAACACCTGCACCGCCGCGAACGAGAGCAAACCAGACGCGGTCGGCTTCCTGCGCGTGGTCGTGGCCGTGCAGTGGCCGGACCGGGAATGCGCCGACGGCCTCTGCGCCTACTTCATGGCCACCCTGATCAACGCCGACGAGGACCCGCTCTTCCCGCTGCCACCGACCACCTCGGTGACCACGAGCCCCACCCCGTCCCCGTCCCCGAGCCCAAGCGCGAGCCCCAGCCCGAGCACCGGCACCCCGGCCGCGATCTGGGCGAACCGGGCCACCAACGGCACCAACCCGGCCGCGCTGTGGCTGGCCTCGGCGAATCTGACCGTCACCGGCGCCGTGCACACCAACGCCGACCTGTACATCGCCGGCACCGGCATCGTGATCTCCCCCAGCGTCGAGTACGTGACCAGCCAGTACGTCAGCGGCGGCACGGTGCCGAGCACGGTGAAGGTCAGCGCGAGCCAGCCGGTCAACGCCAAGGTGGTCGCGAACTACGCGCCCGGCGCCGCCGCGGCGCTCGCTGCCGGCAGCGGCTATCACGAGGTGCCGGCGTCCTCGTGCAAGTCCGGGACCTGGACGTACGCCGGAGTCCCGGCCACCGCCACCGTGGTCTACGTGCCGTGTGCGGTAGCCGTCACCACGAACATGACCCCGCTCCTGGTCGCCACCGGCGCCATCACCGTCGCGATGTCCTCGGTGACGCTCGGCGGCGGCCTGCTGAGCAGCTCCACCGCCGACCCGGCGATCACCATCTCCGGCTCGTACGCCAAGGTCAACGGCAGCATCCAGGCGCTCAACGGCGGCGTGCAGCTGCTCGGCTCCTACGGCGTCGTCAAGTGCGGCGTCATGGGCGACACCGTGCAGGTCCGGGGCGCCGACATCACCATCACCGCGGACAGCTCATGCACGTGA
- a CDS encoding GTP pyrophosphokinase codes for MTTDQPEPALPGSDLQIVRRQPGGTPDGRLAAALGAAHHSTDVLHELMADLNQFMMVYKFGLAEMNTKITILAEELTHRGRGNPIEHVRPRLKSTASLTAKARRLNCPLTFDDVRARIKDIAGIRIVCSFVSDVYTVAEMLTRQPDVHLVVTKDYIAKPKPNGYRSLHLIVEIPVFMSDRMVAVPVEIQLRTVAMDFWASLEHKIYYKHDPEVPATLRAELVEAAEDAARWDQRMERLHQEIHGPRR; via the coding sequence GTGACCACCGACCAGCCGGAACCGGCGCTGCCCGGCAGTGATCTGCAGATCGTCCGGCGGCAGCCGGGCGGGACGCCGGACGGCAGGCTGGCGGCGGCGCTCGGGGCCGCGCATCACAGCACGGATGTGCTGCACGAGCTGATGGCCGACCTGAACCAGTTCATGATGGTGTACAAATTCGGTCTCGCTGAGATGAACACCAAGATCACGATCCTGGCCGAGGAGCTGACTCACCGGGGGCGCGGGAATCCGATCGAGCACGTCCGGCCGCGGCTGAAGAGCACCGCGAGCCTGACCGCGAAGGCGCGGCGGCTGAATTGCCCGCTGACGTTCGACGACGTGCGGGCCCGGATCAAGGACATCGCCGGGATCCGGATCGTGTGCAGTTTCGTCTCCGACGTCTACACGGTGGCCGAAATGTTGACGCGCCAGCCGGACGTCCACCTCGTGGTGACCAAGGACTACATCGCGAAGCCGAAGCCGAACGGCTACCGGAGCCTGCACCTGATCGTGGAGATCCCGGTCTTCATGTCGGACCGGATGGTCGCCGTGCCGGTGGAGATTCAGCTACGGACCGTGGCGATGGATTTCTGGGCCAGCCTGGAGCACAAGATCTACTACAAGCACGACCCGGAGGTGCCGGCCACGCTGCGTGCCGAGCTGGTCGAGGCGGCCGAGGACGCCGCCCGCTGGGACCAGCGGATGGAACGCCTGCACCAGGAGATCCACGGCCCGCGCCGCTGA
- the rfbD gene encoding dTDP-4-dehydrorhamnose reductase yields the protein MRWLITGAGGMLGRDLRTALTEIGHTDVVAATRADLDVTDPAAIREAVAGADLVLNAAAWTDVDGAETNEEAATAINGHAVRLLAEACGKRLIHISTDYVFDGNATSPYPEDTPHAPLNAYGRGKAAGEQAVLATGGYVVRTAWLYGAHGPNFVRTMLRLATERDTIDVVDDQQGPPTWSYALAHQLVELGLAADAGRAEPGAYHGTAAGVTTWYGLARAVFAEAGHDPGRVRPTTSDRFPRPAKRPPYSVLGHARWSSTVVTPLPPWRAMLTDAMPSLRTP from the coding sequence ATGCGCTGGCTCATCACCGGCGCCGGCGGCATGCTCGGCCGCGACCTCCGGACCGCCCTGACCGAAATCGGTCACACGGATGTGGTCGCGGCCACCCGAGCCGACCTCGACGTCACCGACCCGGCCGCGATCCGCGAGGCTGTGGCCGGCGCCGACCTGGTCCTCAACGCCGCCGCCTGGACCGACGTGGACGGCGCCGAGACGAACGAGGAAGCCGCCACCGCGATCAACGGCCACGCGGTCCGGCTCCTGGCCGAAGCATGCGGTAAACGGCTGATCCACATCTCCACCGACTACGTCTTCGACGGCAACGCCACCAGCCCCTACCCCGAGGACACCCCGCACGCGCCGCTCAACGCCTACGGTCGCGGCAAAGCCGCAGGTGAACAGGCCGTCCTCGCCACCGGCGGCTACGTGGTCCGCACCGCCTGGCTCTACGGCGCCCACGGCCCCAACTTCGTCCGGACCATGCTGCGACTCGCCACCGAACGCGACACCATCGACGTCGTGGACGACCAGCAGGGCCCGCCCACCTGGTCCTATGCGCTGGCCCACCAGCTGGTCGAGCTGGGCCTGGCCGCCGACGCCGGCCGCGCCGAACCCGGCGCCTACCACGGCACCGCCGCCGGCGTCACCACCTGGTACGGCCTCGCCCGCGCAGTCTTCGCCGAAGCCGGCCACGACCCCGGCCGCGTCCGCCCCACCACCAGCGACCGCTTCCCCAGGCCCGCGAAACGCCCGCCCTACAGCGTGCTGGGCCACGCACGCTGGTCATCCACCGTCGTCACCCCACTCCCCCCCTGGCGCGCGATGCTCACCGACGCCATGCCCTCCCTGCGAACCCCATGA
- the rfbB gene encoding dTDP-glucose 4,6-dehydratase, translating to MQIFVTGGAGFIGSSYVRALLQDEYAGATGASVTVLDLLSYSGNRSNLPLSDSRLRFVQGDISDSALLRELLPGHDAVVHFAAESHVDRSISGALPFVATNVLGTQVLLDAAREAGVDRFLHVSTDEVYGSIAEGSWTESWPLAPNSPYAASKAGSDLLALAAHRTHGMDVVVTRCSNNYGPYQFPEKVIPLFVTNLLDGRPVPLYGDGGNIRDWLHVSDHCRGIQLVLEKGRAGEVYHIGGGTELSNRELTGRLLEACGAGWDMVRPVTDRKGHDRRYSLDITKISEELGYTPQVSLGEGLAATVAWYRDNRTWWEPLKTRAGL from the coding sequence GTGCAGATTTTCGTGACCGGCGGTGCCGGTTTCATCGGATCCAGCTACGTCAGAGCGCTGCTCCAGGACGAGTACGCGGGAGCCACCGGCGCTTCCGTGACCGTTCTGGATCTGTTGTCGTATTCCGGAAATCGCTCCAACCTGCCGCTGTCGGATTCCCGACTGCGATTCGTGCAAGGCGACATTTCCGATTCTGCCCTCTTGCGGGAACTGCTGCCGGGACATGACGCCGTTGTGCATTTCGCCGCCGAATCCCATGTGGACCGGTCTATTTCCGGCGCGCTCCCGTTCGTCGCGACCAACGTCCTCGGCACCCAGGTGCTGCTCGACGCTGCGCGCGAGGCCGGCGTGGACCGGTTCCTGCACGTCTCGACCGACGAGGTGTACGGGTCGATCGCCGAAGGATCGTGGACCGAGTCGTGGCCGCTCGCGCCGAACTCGCCGTACGCCGCTTCCAAAGCCGGCTCCGACCTGCTCGCCCTGGCCGCCCACCGCACCCACGGCATGGACGTGGTGGTCACCCGCTGCTCCAACAACTACGGGCCGTACCAGTTCCCGGAGAAGGTCATCCCGCTGTTCGTCACCAACCTGCTCGACGGCAGGCCGGTGCCGCTCTACGGCGACGGCGGCAACATCCGTGACTGGCTGCACGTCAGCGACCACTGCCGCGGCATCCAGCTGGTGCTGGAGAAGGGCCGGGCCGGCGAGGTCTACCACATCGGCGGCGGCACCGAACTGAGCAACCGGGAGCTGACCGGCCGCCTCCTGGAGGCCTGCGGCGCCGGCTGGGACATGGTCCGCCCGGTCACCGACCGCAAGGGCCACGACCGCCGCTACTCGCTCGACATCACCAAGATCAGCGAGGAGCTCGGCTACACCCCACAGGTCAGCCTCGGCGAGGGCCTGGCCGCGACGGTCGCCTGGTACCGCGACAACCGCACCTGGTGGGAACCGCTCAAAACCCGGGCCGGCCTCTGA
- the rfbA gene encoding glucose-1-phosphate thymidylyltransferase RfbA, which yields MRGILLAGGTGSRLWPITMAMSKQLMPIFDKPMIYYPLTTLVSAGIREILVITTPEDQPHFARLLGDGSRFGLSLTYAEQPRPDGIAQAFRIGADFIGTEPVALILGDNIFHGIGPGRFPQPDGGRIFAYPVADPERYGVVEFDPAGKVLSIEEKPQRPKSRYVVPGLYFYGADVVQIADKLEPSARGELEITAVNEEYRRQGRLDVTVLDRGTVWLDTGTFQSMVQASEYVRVIEERQGLKIGCVEEAAWRLGFISDDQMRELAEPLLKSGYGRYLVGLLEEDGVR from the coding sequence GTGCGCGGAATTCTGCTCGCCGGTGGCACCGGCTCGCGGCTGTGGCCGATCACGATGGCCATGTCGAAACAGCTCATGCCGATCTTTGACAAGCCGATGATCTACTACCCGCTGACCACACTGGTGTCGGCCGGGATCCGCGAGATCCTGGTGATCACGACACCCGAGGATCAGCCGCACTTCGCGAGACTGCTCGGCGACGGGAGCCGCTTCGGGCTCTCGCTCACCTATGCCGAGCAGCCGAGACCCGACGGGATCGCCCAGGCGTTCCGGATCGGCGCCGACTTCATCGGCACCGAGCCGGTGGCGCTGATCCTGGGCGACAACATCTTCCACGGCATCGGTCCCGGCCGCTTCCCGCAGCCGGACGGCGGGCGGATCTTCGCCTATCCGGTCGCCGACCCGGAGCGGTACGGGGTGGTCGAGTTCGACCCGGCCGGCAAGGTGCTCTCGATCGAGGAGAAACCGCAACGGCCCAAGTCCCGGTACGTGGTGCCCGGCCTCTACTTCTACGGCGCCGACGTGGTCCAGATCGCCGACAAGCTGGAGCCCAGCGCCCGCGGCGAGCTCGAGATCACCGCGGTCAACGAGGAGTACCGCAGGCAGGGCCGCCTCGACGTGACCGTGCTGGACCGGGGCACGGTGTGGCTGGACACCGGCACGTTCCAGTCGATGGTGCAGGCCTCGGAGTACGTCCGGGTGATCGAGGAACGGCAGGGCCTGAAGATCGGGTGCGTCGAGGAGGCGGCCTGGCGGCTCGGCTTCATCTCCGACGATCAGATGCGTGAACTGGCCGAACCGTTGCTGAAGAGCGGCTACGGCCGATATCTGGTGGGGCTGCTCGAGGAGGATGGTGTCCGGTGA
- a CDS encoding dTDP-4-dehydrorhamnose 3,5-epimerase family protein: MKIRPLTIEGAYEVTPVQHGDARGTFLEWFRFDALAEVLGHRFDLAQANLSTSARGVVRGIHFADVPPGQAKYVTCVSGAVLDVVVDIRVGSPTFGAWEAVRLDDQERRAVYLAEGLGHGFCALTEGATVAYLCSSGYRPGHEHGVHPLDPALGIDWPAGDPLLSGKDAEAPTLAEAQAVGLLPRFDDCCAYVESQRS, encoded by the coding sequence GTGAAGATCAGGCCGTTGACGATCGAGGGCGCCTACGAGGTCACGCCGGTGCAGCACGGCGACGCGCGGGGCACGTTCCTGGAGTGGTTCCGGTTCGACGCTCTGGCCGAGGTGCTCGGCCACCGGTTCGACCTGGCCCAGGCCAACCTGTCCACTTCGGCGCGGGGCGTGGTGCGCGGCATCCACTTCGCCGACGTGCCGCCCGGCCAGGCCAAGTATGTGACCTGCGTGTCCGGCGCGGTGCTGGACGTGGTGGTGGACATCCGGGTGGGGTCGCCGACGTTCGGCGCGTGGGAGGCGGTCCGGCTCGATGATCAGGAGCGGCGGGCGGTGTATCTGGCGGAGGGGCTGGGGCACGGGTTCTGCGCGCTGACCGAGGGGGCGACGGTGGCCTATCTGTGCTCGTCGGGGTACCGGCCGGGGCATGAGCACGGGGTTCATCCGCTGGACCCGGCGCTGGGGATCGACTGGCCGGCGGGCGATCCGTTGCTGTCGGGCAAGGATGCCGAGGCGCCGACCCTGGCGGAGGCCCAGGCTGTCGGTTTGTTGCCCCGGTTCGACGATTGTTGCGCCTATGTTGAATCTCAGCGGAGCTAG
- a CDS encoding sugar transferase codes for MQTIESAATLDLAEQALQLRAQARAGETRAGWTSRYARNLYLIDLAVGLLAAVSALILRFGSTGAEPFMRDYVWLTILFPIAWTACLAVNRAYEPRHLFVGTDEYARVFRSGLALTALIAIVSFALDLRLARGYVLIAMPLAVLADLGARYAYRQRLHRQWARGDRLHRVILVGHARAVVDMTRRLRRERYHGLGVIGACLPAGPDRTRLRPGLPPVYGTFDGIASAVTRAGADTVVVLSCPEIDGAALRRLAWQLERDEIDLIVASTLIDVAGDRTTIRPVDGLPMLHVEHPRLKGSARIVKAIFDRVGALILLMLSAPVLAVVAGLVMFGPGGRGPAIFTQERVGKDGRPFKLYKFRTMVVNAEARLQELRNLNDTDGELFKMRADPRVTPVGQWLRRFSLDELPQLVNVLKGDMSLVGPRPPLAREVAGYPADMLRRLVVKPGLTGLWQVSGRSDLSWEESIRLDLTYVENWSLAMDLAILARTVNAVVRSSGAY; via the coding sequence GTGCAGACCATCGAATCGGCCGCCACCCTCGATCTTGCCGAACAGGCGTTACAACTCCGGGCGCAGGCCCGGGCCGGCGAGACCCGGGCCGGATGGACCAGCCGGTACGCACGGAACCTCTATCTGATCGACCTGGCCGTCGGCCTGCTGGCCGCGGTGAGCGCCCTGATCCTGCGATTCGGCTCCACCGGCGCCGAGCCGTTCATGCGGGACTACGTGTGGCTCACGATCCTCTTCCCGATCGCCTGGACAGCGTGCCTCGCCGTCAACCGGGCGTACGAGCCACGGCACCTCTTCGTCGGCACCGACGAATACGCGCGGGTGTTCCGCTCCGGATTGGCGCTGACCGCCCTCATCGCCATCGTCTCCTTCGCTCTCGACCTGCGCCTGGCCCGCGGCTATGTGCTGATCGCCATGCCGCTGGCGGTCCTCGCCGACCTCGGCGCGCGGTATGCGTACCGGCAGCGGCTGCACCGGCAGTGGGCCCGCGGCGACCGGTTGCACCGCGTCATCCTGGTCGGGCACGCGCGCGCCGTCGTCGACATGACCCGCCGGCTGCGCCGCGAGCGCTATCACGGCCTCGGCGTGATCGGCGCCTGCCTGCCGGCCGGTCCGGACCGCACGCGGCTGCGACCCGGACTGCCACCGGTCTACGGGACCTTCGACGGGATCGCGTCCGCGGTCACCCGCGCCGGGGCGGACACCGTCGTCGTGCTGTCCTGCCCGGAGATCGACGGCGCGGCCCTGCGGCGCCTCGCCTGGCAGCTGGAGCGCGACGAGATCGACCTGATCGTGGCCAGCACACTGATCGACGTGGCCGGTGACCGCACCACCATCCGCCCGGTCGACGGCCTGCCGATGCTGCACGTCGAGCACCCTCGCCTCAAGGGCAGCGCCCGCATCGTGAAAGCGATCTTCGACCGGGTGGGTGCGCTGATCCTGCTGATGCTGAGCGCGCCGGTGCTCGCCGTGGTGGCGGGGCTGGTGATGTTCGGCCCCGGCGGCCGCGGACCGGCGATCTTCACGCAGGAGCGGGTCGGCAAGGACGGCCGGCCGTTCAAGCTCTACAAGTTCCGCACGATGGTGGTCAACGCCGAGGCGCGCCTTCAGGAGTTGCGCAACCTCAACGACACCGACGGCGAGCTCTTCAAGATGCGGGCGGACCCGCGGGTGACCCCGGTGGGGCAGTGGTTGCGCCGGTTCTCCCTGGACGAGCTGCCCCAGCTGGTCAACGTGCTCAAGGGCGACATGTCGCTGGTCGGGCCGCGGCCGCCGCTGGCCCGCGAGGTGGCCGGCTATCCGGCGGACATGCTGCGGCGGCTGGTGGTCAAGCCGGGGCTGACCGGGCTGTGGCAGGTGTCGGGGCGCTCCGACCTGTCGTGGGAGGAGTCGATCCGGCTCGACCTGACCTACGTGGAGAACTGGTCGCTGGCAATGGATCTGGCGATCCTCGCTCGTACCGTCAATGCGGTCGTGCGCAGCTCGGGAGCGTACTGA
- a CDS encoding glycosyltransferase family 2 protein, with amino-acid sequence MSRPDVSVVIVSYNTRELTLRCLGQLLDSRTADVSFDVTVVDNASSDGSADAIAQAFSEVRLIRLTENVGWGRGVNRGAVASSGEYLLLLNPDTAPVGHPVAELFRFARQHPRHRIYTGRTLHADGTDDMYCCWGLPSLRGYLGFATGLSTLFPGSRLTNPEGLPGYDRRSVREVPAVSGCSMLIERELFHRLEGFDPQFFLYSDDIDLCARAAGLGARPVVVPDAAVIHVGGASSSSEGQRIRILRGKATYVRRHWSRPRAGIALALLQAGVGLRAAGKAVLGRDRSRGVDWAAVWSDRHTWAAGWPAVEEPRPPHSALDAVPTS; translated from the coding sequence ATGAGCCGGCCGGACGTCTCCGTCGTCATCGTCTCCTACAACACCCGTGAGCTCACCCTGCGCTGCCTGGGCCAGTTGCTCGACAGTCGCACCGCCGACGTGAGCTTCGACGTCACGGTCGTCGACAACGCCTCGTCCGACGGCTCCGCCGACGCCATCGCGCAGGCTTTCAGCGAGGTACGGCTGATCCGGCTGACCGAGAACGTCGGCTGGGGCCGGGGCGTCAACCGCGGCGCGGTGGCCAGCAGCGGCGAGTATCTGCTGTTGCTCAACCCGGACACCGCCCCGGTCGGGCACCCGGTCGCCGAGCTGTTCCGGTTCGCCCGGCAGCACCCGCGGCACCGCATCTACACCGGCCGCACCCTGCACGCCGACGGCACCGACGACATGTACTGCTGCTGGGGCCTGCCCAGTCTGCGCGGCTATCTCGGCTTCGCCACCGGCCTGTCGACGCTGTTCCCGGGCAGCCGGCTCACCAACCCGGAGGGTCTGCCCGGTTACGACCGGCGCAGCGTCCGGGAGGTGCCCGCCGTCTCCGGTTGCAGCATGCTGATCGAGCGGGAGCTGTTCCACCGGCTGGAGGGCTTCGACCCGCAGTTCTTCCTGTACAGCGACGACATCGACCTGTGCGCGCGGGCGGCGGGACTCGGCGCCCGGCCGGTCGTGGTGCCGGACGCCGCGGTCATCCATGTGGGCGGGGCGTCGTCGAGCTCGGAGGGCCAGCGGATCCGGATCCTGCGGGGCAAGGCGACGTACGTACGCCGCCACTGGTCCCGTCCCCGTGCCGGGATTGCGCTCGCATTGCTCCAGGCCGGGGTGGGTCTGCGCGCGGCCGGCAAGGCCGTGCTGGGCCGGGACCGGTCGCGCGGGGTCGACTGGGCGGCGGTCTGGAGCGATCGGCACACCTGGGCTGCCGGCTGGCCGGCGGTGGAGGAGCCGCGGCCGCCGCACAGCGCCCTCGACGCAGTCCCCACATCCTGA
- a CDS encoding WecB/TagA/CpsF family glycosyltransferase: protein MTLIRTTRAFRPGQGRNNRSNGRGFIAKSTPEATIRALVHCGGIGSVQEVKASQESPETPVAQGKTVKVGSVQFDPLTEQEVVNRVLAELSAGAGGQIITPNVDILHRAMRDAEARRHITSSTITVADGKPLIWASKIAGNPLPARVPGSDLIWSLSAAMAGAGRSVYLLGGEPGTAQQAEEVLRERHPDLKLAGHLSPPFGFDTRASEYDAVCDEVAGSDPDLVFVGFGFPKQERVIARLRPRLPQTWFMGCGAAIGFVAGVHSRAPGWMQERGLEWLHRLALEPRRLMRRYLVDDAPFAMRLLAASARQRLRGGAR from the coding sequence ATGACGCTGATTCGCACGACCCGAGCCTTCCGCCCCGGACAGGGCCGGAACAACCGGTCGAATGGACGAGGCTTTATCGCAAAGTCGACACCCGAGGCGACCATTCGTGCCCTTGTCCACTGTGGTGGCATCGGTAGCGTCCAGGAGGTGAAGGCGTCTCAGGAGAGCCCGGAAACACCTGTTGCACAAGGGAAAACTGTGAAGGTGGGGAGTGTCCAGTTTGATCCGTTGACCGAGCAAGAAGTGGTGAATCGGGTGCTGGCCGAGCTGTCGGCCGGCGCCGGCGGGCAGATCATCACGCCGAATGTGGACATTCTGCATCGAGCCATGCGCGATGCGGAGGCACGCCGCCATATCACGTCCTCGACAATTACGGTCGCCGATGGGAAACCGCTGATCTGGGCTAGCAAGATCGCCGGAAATCCGCTACCCGCACGCGTACCCGGATCTGATTTGATCTGGAGTCTGTCGGCCGCGATGGCCGGCGCCGGCCGGTCGGTGTATCTGCTCGGCGGCGAGCCCGGCACCGCGCAGCAGGCCGAGGAGGTGCTGCGCGAGCGGCACCCCGATCTCAAGCTCGCCGGGCACCTCAGCCCGCCGTTCGGCTTCGACACCCGCGCGAGCGAGTACGACGCGGTCTGCGACGAGGTCGCCGGGAGCGACCCGGATCTGGTGTTCGTCGGGTTCGGCTTCCCGAAACAGGAACGCGTCATCGCCCGGCTGCGCCCACGCCTGCCACAGACCTGGTTCATGGGCTGCGGCGCCGCGATCGGCTTCGTCGCCGGGGTGCACTCCCGGGCTCCCGGCTGGATGCAGGAACGCGGCCTGGAATGGCTGCACCGGCTGGCGCTGGAACCACGCCGCCTGATGCGGCGGTATCTGGTCGACGACGCCCCGTTCGCGATGCGCCTGCTCGCCGCCAGCGCCAGGCAGCGCCTGCGGGGTGGTGCCCGATGA
- a CDS encoding glycosyltransferase, protein MSALTGDTDLEIIVAANGCTDRTAEVARSFGVRVAEIAMPSKPAALNAADDIATGEVRVYLDADVPAGPRLIRLLAAAVAEPGIEAAVPRPVVDTSASTWPVRAYYRINARLPVFRGRLFGRGVIAVSARARARFPRFPDITADDMFLDAVVAAGEKAEIDQPVRVVAPRTGPELVRRVARARDGNAEFRRFVEASPSGYERTLDPVAGPSATSWLRNVVLRAPWLLPDAVVYVAVVLLAERRRRSPSWDVRSGWGRAAAPVRVPGPRSSPENASPADLPKG, encoded by the coding sequence TTGTCCGCATTGACGGGGGACACTGATCTTGAAATCATCGTCGCCGCCAACGGGTGCACCGACCGCACGGCCGAGGTGGCCCGCTCGTTCGGTGTCCGCGTCGCCGAGATCGCCATGCCGTCCAAGCCGGCGGCGCTCAATGCGGCCGACGACATCGCCACCGGCGAGGTGCGCGTCTACCTGGACGCGGACGTCCCGGCCGGCCCCCGGCTGATCCGGTTGCTGGCCGCGGCGGTCGCCGAGCCCGGCATCGAGGCCGCCGTCCCGCGGCCGGTCGTCGACACCTCGGCGAGCACCTGGCCGGTGCGCGCCTACTATCGGATCAACGCCCGCCTGCCGGTCTTCCGGGGGCGGCTGTTCGGCCGGGGCGTCATCGCGGTCTCCGCGCGGGCCCGCGCCCGGTTCCCGCGCTTTCCGGACATCACCGCCGACGACATGTTCCTGGACGCGGTCGTCGCCGCCGGCGAGAAGGCCGAGATCGACCAGCCGGTCCGGGTGGTGGCGCCGCGCACCGGCCCGGAGCTGGTGCGCCGGGTGGCCCGGGCCCGCGACGGCAACGCCGAGTTCCGGCGCTTCGTCGAGGCGTCGCCCTCGGGGTACGAGCGGACGCTCGATCCGGTCGCGGGCCCCAGTGCGACATCGTGGTTGCGTAACGTGGTGCTCCGGGCGCCGTGGCTGCTGCCCGACGCGGTGGTCTACGTCGCCGTCGTCCTGCTCGCCGAGCGCAGACGCCGGTCGCCCTCCTGGGACGTGCGCTCCGGCTGGGGCCGTGCGGCCGCGCCGGTCCGTGTCCCCGGGCCGCGTTCCTCGCCCGAGAACGCCTCTCCGGCCGACCTGCCGAAAGGTTGA